The following are encoded together in the Helicobacter pylori genome:
- the lysA gene encoding diaminopimelate decarboxylase codes for MFNYEELFQTYKTPFYLYDFDKIKQAFLNYKEAFKGRKSLICYALKANSNLSILSLLAHLESGADCVSIGEIYRALKAGIKPYRIVFSGVGKSAFEIEQALKLNILFLNVESFMELKTIETIAQSLGIKARISIRINPNIDAKTHPYISTGLKENKFGVGEKEALEMFLWAKKSAFLEPVSVHFHIGSQLLDLDPIIEASQKVAKIAKSLIALGIDLRFFDVGGGIGVSYENEETIKLYDYAQGILNALQGLDLTIICEPGRSIVAESGELITQVLYEKKAQNKRFVIVDAGMNDFLRPSLYHAKHAIRVITPSKGREILPCDVVGPVCESSDTFLKDVNLPELEPGDKLVIEKVGAYGSSMASQYNSRPKLLELALEDHKIRVIRKREALEDLWRLEEEGLKGV; via the coding sequence TTTTACCTCTATGATTTTGACAAAATCAAACAGGCTTTTTTGAATTATAAAGAAGCGTTTAAAGGGCGTAAATCTTTGATCTGCTACGCTTTAAAGGCGAATTCTAATTTGAGTATCCTCTCTTTATTGGCGCATTTAGAGAGCGGGGCGGATTGCGTTTCCATAGGCGAGATATATAGGGCTTTAAAAGCTGGGATCAAGCCTTATAGGATCGTGTTTAGCGGGGTGGGTAAGAGCGCGTTTGAAATAGAACAAGCCCTAAAACTCAACATTTTATTTTTGAATGTAGAAAGTTTTATGGAATTAAAAACGATTGAAACAATCGCTCAATCTTTAGGGATAAAGGCTAGGATTTCCATTCGAATCAACCCGAACATTGACGCTAAAACGCACCCCTATATTTCTACCGGCTTGAAAGAAAATAAGTTTGGCGTGGGAGAAAAAGAAGCTTTAGAAATGTTTCTTTGGGCTAAAAAAAGCGCGTTTTTAGAGCCTGTTAGCGTGCATTTTCATATCGGCTCACAGCTCTTAGATTTAGATCCGATTATAGAAGCGAGCCAAAAGGTGGCTAAAATCGCTAAATCTTTGATCGCGCTAGGGATAGATTTGCGTTTTTTTGATGTGGGCGGAGGCATTGGCGTGAGCTATGAAAATGAAGAAACGATTAAGCTTTATGATTACGCGCAAGGGATTTTAAACGCGCTTCAAGGCTTGGATTTGACCATTATTTGTGAGCCGGGCCGCTCGATTGTGGCTGAGAGTGGGGAATTGATCACGCAGGTTTTGTATGAAAAAAAGGCTCAAAACAAGCGCTTTGTGATTGTGGATGCGGGCATGAATGATTTTTTACGCCCCAGTTTGTATCATGCTAAGCATGCCATAAGGGTTATAACGCCCTCTAAAGGGCGTGAGATCTTGCCTTGCGATGTGGTAGGGCCTGTGTGCGAGAGCAGCGACACTTTTTTAAAAGATGTCAATTTGCCAGAATTAGAGCCAGGCGATAAATTAGTCATAGAAAAGGTTGGGGCTTATGGCTCTAGCATGGCCAGTCAATACAATTCGCGCCCCAAACTCTTAGAGTTAGCCCTAGAAGATCACAAAA